CGCCCAGTCGATCGTTAACGGGATCCGGAGCGAGAGCCCCATTCCTTGGCGCGCGACCGAACTCTATCCCAACCTGGGAGGACCCGACGAGTCTGACGACATCCGAGGGGGAATCGAACTGGAGGGCGTTTTGCACCTCAAGCGCTTCGTCGAGGAGGGCGGCCTCCTGATTACGATCGGCTCGACGTGCAGAATCCCGATCGACTACGGGTTAGTTACGGGCGTCACGGTGCAGGATCGCGGCACCCTCAATGCGCCCGGCGGCGTTTACCTCGCTGAGAACGTCGCGCCGAACAGCCCCGCTTTGACCGGACTCGGAACCACGATGGGCGCATACTTCAACGCCAACAGTTGCGTGATTTTGAGTTTGGGCGGGGGCGGAGGAGGTCCGCGAAGTGGAGGAGGGCCGCAAGGACGGGCCAGCGGCCGAGGCTCCCTTACCGACCCCGACGTGATCCAAGGAAGACCCCCTTATCGGCCTCAAACGGATCCGGGAGACGCGCAAGAAGGGCGCGCTTCTCGGGCGCTCGGCCCGGCTCCCAAGGTCCTGCTCCGCTTTGCAGATGCGCAGCGTCTCTTGATCAGCGGGATGATCGACGACGCAACTCAGCTCGAACGCCGCGCGTTAGTGGTGCAAAGCCCATTGGGCCGAGGCAACATCTTGATGTTCGGCGGGAATCCGTTTTGGCGTTGCCAGACCGTCGGGAGTTATGGCGTCGTTTTGAACGCCGCGCTTAACTACTCCCGCCTGCGCCGCGACTTTGAGACGGCCCCGAGCCCACCCCAGCCCGCCGACGGAGGATAGAACAGGAAGGGGGGAATGAGCGAAGAACCTGAGACGCTACCTGGAGAGTCGGCCCCCGAACCGAAACAGGGCATGAGCCTTGGAAAGAAGGTCTTGGTGCTGCTCGTCACCTTGGGCTCAATCGCCGCGGGAATCAACGCGGGAATCCAGGTCTACGAGTACCTCAAGCCGAAGTCCGACGTGCCTGAAGGCTGGACTCGGGTCGAGGCCATCGGAGCGGTTCAGATCGATCTTCCCCCTAACTGGGAACTCAAGGACAAGACCGCGCTCCAAGCGATGACCGCCGACACGCCGTTCGGTGTCGACTTTGAACGAATGTTCAAGGAGAACTTCCAGACTCAGTTTTTTGGGAAGGTGAGCTCGTCCAGCTACGATCCGACGGTGATCGGCTTTGTGGCGAAGGCGCCTGCATCGGACAGCCTCACGTTAGAGTCTCTGGAAGAGGCGGCCCAAAGGCACCCCGGCACGCTGGCAACCGAGGTCATTAAGCTCCCCGCGGGCCGGGCGCTGAGAAACGTGACTTCGCGTTACGAAGACATGTCCGAGTACGGGCCCGATGCTCCGCCCATCGAAGTCGTCGCGGACCAAGTGTTCTTTGTCGAGCGCGGAACCATCTGGATGCTGGTGCTCTATACCGAGCGGCCCGACTACATGGACTTTGCCGACACGTTCCTCAAGATCGCGAAGTCCTTGCGCTTCACAAACGAGCCCGGAAAAGGCTGAGACCGAAGGGTTCGGACTTTAGTACTTCCGTGCCTTGACGAAGTCGTGTGGGCTGCGGGGTAGCATCGGCCTTATGTTCAACGCGATTCGATTGGCAGCCTGGACTTTGGCGCTCCTGCCCGCTCTCACCTGGGCGCAGGACCAAGACCCGCCGAAGCAAGACGCGCCCCCACCAACGACCAGTTGGCTCCTGAAGGGGGCGACGGTGGTGGTGAAACCGGGCCAAACGCTTGCGGCCACGGATATTCTCGTTCGCGAAGGCAAGATCGTAGCGATCGGTAAGGGCCTTCGCGCGCCTGCGGGAGTCGAAACCGTCGACTGTACGGGTCTGACCGCCTATGCTGGGTTCATCCACCCGCTCTACCGCGTGAACATCGAGGGCGTAGTGCCCTCTACGACGGGCTTGTCGGCGGCTGAAATCGCCCGAAAAAGGGATGAGGACCCGCTCTCGAAGAAGTCCCAGAACCTCGCAGGTATAGATACAGCGACTCTCGAAGCCAAGGACCTCTCGGCGCTTCGCAACTTGGCGCTAGGTGGCTTTACGGCTGCGAACGTCTCGGCTTCCGGGGGTATTTTCGGGCCCCGATCCGCCGTCGTCGACACGTTCTATCGCTCTGTTGAGAAAGACTCGGTGATGCCCTCCACGTCCACCGTCCCCATTGGGCTTCGCCGCGGAGGTGGATTCGGTTCCTATCCAGGCTCGACGATGGGAGTGATCGCCTTCATTCGTCAGGCGTTTTATGACGCCCAGTACCACTCGCGCGTCCTGAAGGCAGTCGCCTCGAAGAAGGCCGGAGTCGAGGCGCCCGAAGCCGATCCCGCGCTCGAGGCTCTGGCAGGGGTTCTGAGCGGCGCTTCCGTCCCGGTCTTTGAAGACCTCAACGAGGTCAGCGCATACATGGCCGCCGAGCTCGCCAAGGAGTTCGGCATTCGCCCGGTATTCGTGATGTCTTCCGACTCGGGGAGCCTTCGAGATGTCTTCTCAACCGCTCGGGCAGTAGTCTTGAGGGGAACGATCCCAAGCCGGCCGCGGATCGACGACTTGGAGAACGCTTCGCTGGGAGCAGTTCGCGCGTACTTCGGCGAAGTGCAAGCTGGGGCCGAACTGCAAAAGTCCGGCGTTGCGTTTTGCTTTGGACCCAGCAGCGTCGCGAACCCACTTGCGGGGCTTCGCACCTATGTTCGCGGCGGACTCGACCGCAACTCCGCGCTCGCTTCTCTCACGACCCGGCCAGCTGAGCTTCTGGGGCTGGCGAACGAGATGGGAACGCTCGAGCAAGGCAAACGCGCCAGCATCGTGCTCACGCAAGGCGACCTCTTCGATTCCTCCTCCCAGATCATGGCCGTGTTTTCGTCGGGCAAGCGGATCGACTTCGACATGCCCGATCGAAAGAAGGGCGACGAACTGAAGCCCGACGCGCCTCTCAAGCTCGTTCCCCCGAAATACGGACGCTTCCCCGCCCCTGCCGAGACCGCTCCGGCCTTCCGACTCTACCGAAACGCGACGATTTGGACGATGGGACCGCAGGGGGTTCTGAGCAACGCTGACCTGCTGATTCGCGACGGCAAGATTCAGGCGGTGGGCCGAGGCTTGCAGGTCCCTCAAGGGTGCCAGGTAATCGACGCGAGCGGGATGCACCTCTCGCCCGGCATTTGGGACTGCCATAGCCACACCGGGATTTCCGGAGGGGTGAACGAAGGCGCGAACATGGTCACGATCGAGTGCCGCATTCAAGACGTCACGGATCACACGCAAATTGGAATCTATCGACAGCTCTCGGGTGGGACGGTCGGCGCGAACCAGCTTCATGGGTCGGCCAACGCGATCGGCGGGCAATCCTTCACGGTCAAGTGGCGATGGGGCGAGCCTCCAACGCGGTTTGGCGTCGAGGGCGCCCCTCCCGGCGTCAAGTTCGCCTTGGGCGAGAACCCGATCCGCGAACCTGCGGGAAGGGGCGGCGGCGCACAGGCGACTCCGGACGGAACCACACTCCTCACCTGGCGTCCTCAAACGAGGATGGGCGTCGAGGAAGCCATTCGAAGGGCGCTCCAACTCGGAAAGGAATACGCCGAGCAATGGCGGGCCTACGGAGAGGGCAAACTCCCTGTCGAGCCTCGGCGCGACATTCAACTCGAGGGCCTGGCGGAAATCGTCACTCAGAAGCGATGGGTCCACAGCCACGGCTATCGTCAGGACGAACTTCTGATGCTGTTGCGCGTCGTCTCGGAGTTCGGCGGAAAACTCGCCACCCTCCAGCACGTCCTTGAAGGCTACAAAATCGCGGACGAGATGGCGGCCTCAGGGGTTGGGGGCTCTACGTTTGCCGACTGGTGGGGCTACAAGCTCGAAGCCTACGACGCGATCCCGCACAACGCGGCTCTGATGGCGATGCGGGGCGTCTCGGTGAGCATCAACAGCGACAGCGACAACCACGCCCGAAGGCTCAACCATGAGGCAGCCAAGGCCATACGCTATGGCGGGGTTCCCGCAGAGAAAGCCCTGAGCTTCGTCACCATCGAGCCGGCAAGGCAACTCGGCATCGACTCGCGTACCGGCTCGCTCGAGCCCGGAAAGGACGCCGACATCGCCGTCTGGACCGCTGATCCGACGAGCGTTTTCGCGGTGTGCATGCAAACCTACGTCGATGGGGTCCTTAAGTTCGACCGAGATGCCGACGCAAGGCAGCGCTCCGAAAGAATCGAAGAGCTTCAGGCCGCGAAGGAGGCCCTGAGCGCCCCTGAGCCTGAGACCGACCCCGACAACCCGTTCGCATCGACGGCATCGGCCGGCAACGCCGAAGCTGACGCAGACGAGGGTAAAGCCGAAGTCAAGCCCGCCTCCGAAGGCAGCGCATCCGTCGCCACGGGACTTGGACCCATTACTGGCTTTCCGGGAACGGTCCGTTATCCCCGAAAGTCTTTCCTGATCCGGGGCGCGACGCTTCACCCGATGGTTGCCGAGCCTTTCGTCGGTGACCTCTTAGTGGGCGCAGACGGCCGGATCGCCCAAATGGGCGCGAACCTGAGTCCAGAAGGGGTTGAAGTCATCGACGGCAGCGGCAAGCACGTCTACCCCGGACTTATCGACTCTTCCACCACCCTCGGGCTCATGGAGATCGGACAAGTTCCGCAAAGCGACGACTCCGTCGAAAAGGGCGACTTCCACCCCGACTACAGGGTTGAGCGGACGATCAACGCAGAACATCAGACCCTTGCGGTCGCTCGCGCCCAAGGCGTCCTGACGGCGCTCGTGCGGCAATCGGTGGGTTCAGGCATAGCCGGACAAGCGGCCGTCATCAACACCGAAGGCTACACGTTTGAGGACTTAGCCATTCAAGGCGGTGTTGCGATGGTTGCCTCTGCGGGCGGCGGCGGCTTCGCCAGGTTCGAAGAGGAAGAGAGCCACGTTCATATCGACGAGATGTATGAGGCCGGGGCCCAGGGTCGCGGAGGCCAGGCGGGCCGTCAAGGACCCTCCTACGAACGCCTGAATCGGGCCCTCAAGGAGACCCGCGAGTATCTGGAGCAGCGCGCCAAGGCCACCCCTGGGGGTCCGGTTGCCTTCGATGCTCGGTACGAGGCGATGGTTCCCGTGCTCGAAGGCAAGATGCCCGTGATGATCGCCGCGAACAGCGCGCAGGACATGAAGGCGGCAGTGGCTTGGGCCGAGGAGCAGAAGGTTCGGGTCCAGCTCTATGGTTGCTCGGGTGCGGGCGAGATCGCCGATTGGCTCGCCGAAAAGAAGGTCCCGATCATACTGAGCGCAGTTTTTAGCATGCCGG
The genomic region above belongs to Candidatus Nitrosymbiomonas proteolyticus and contains:
- a CDS encoding amidohydrolase: MFNAIRLAAWTLALLPALTWAQDQDPPKQDAPPPTTSWLLKGATVVVKPGQTLAATDILVREGKIVAIGKGLRAPAGVETVDCTGLTAYAGFIHPLYRVNIEGVVPSTTGLSAAEIARKRDEDPLSKKSQNLAGIDTATLEAKDLSALRNLALGGFTAANVSASGGIFGPRSAVVDTFYRSVEKDSVMPSTSTVPIGLRRGGGFGSYPGSTMGVIAFIRQAFYDAQYHSRVLKAVASKKAGVEAPEADPALEALAGVLSGASVPVFEDLNEVSAYMAAELAKEFGIRPVFVMSSDSGSLRDVFSTARAVVLRGTIPSRPRIDDLENASLGAVRAYFGEVQAGAELQKSGVAFCFGPSSVANPLAGLRTYVRGGLDRNSALASLTTRPAELLGLANEMGTLEQGKRASIVLTQGDLFDSSSQIMAVFSSGKRIDFDMPDRKKGDELKPDAPLKLVPPKYGRFPAPAETAPAFRLYRNATIWTMGPQGVLSNADLLIRDGKIQAVGRGLQVPQGCQVIDASGMHLSPGIWDCHSHTGISGGVNEGANMVTIECRIQDVTDHTQIGIYRQLSGGTVGANQLHGSANAIGGQSFTVKWRWGEPPTRFGVEGAPPGVKFALGENPIREPAGRGGGAQATPDGTTLLTWRPQTRMGVEEAIRRALQLGKEYAEQWRAYGEGKLPVEPRRDIQLEGLAEIVTQKRWVHSHGYRQDELLMLLRVVSEFGGKLATLQHVLEGYKIADEMAASGVGGSTFADWWGYKLEAYDAIPHNAALMAMRGVSVSINSDSDNHARRLNHEAAKAIRYGGVPAEKALSFVTIEPARQLGIDSRTGSLEPGKDADIAVWTADPTSVFAVCMQTYVDGVLKFDRDADARQRSERIEELQAAKEALSAPEPETDPDNPFASTASAGNAEADADEGKAEVKPASEGSASVATGLGPITGFPGTVRYPRKSFLIRGATLHPMVAEPFVGDLLVGADGRIAQMGANLSPEGVEVIDGSGKHVYPGLIDSSTTLGLMEIGQVPQSDDSVEKGDFHPDYRVERTINAEHQTLAVARAQGVLTALVRQSVGSGIAGQAAVINTEGYTFEDLAIQGGVAMVASAGGGGFARFEEEESHVHIDEMYEAGAQGRGGQAGRQGPSYERLNRALKETREYLEQRAKATPGGPVAFDARYEAMVPVLEGKMPVMIAANSAQDMKAAVAWAEEQKVRVQLYGCSGAGEIADWLAEKKVPIILSAVFSMPGADLPTESFYALPAKLAKAGVRFCLSTNDSHDVRQLREHAGFAAAFGLKREDALRSVTLWAAEILGMADRIGSLRPGLEATVVLASGDLLETRTVVEKAWISGREVGLQNKQSLLYDKYRFRPLPTFGGTTGGSKE